One window from the genome of Streptomyces sp. WZ-12 encodes:
- a CDS encoding LysE family translocator produces MIGLEAIAGIAVVELGMVLIPGPNMIYLVSRSIAQGRRAGLTSLAGVFLGFLVYLIAVSAGIATVFALVPEIYLAIKLGGAGYLLWLAWKAVRPSGRSSVATQELTQDGPRKLFLMGFLTCVLNPKVAVLYISLLPQFVDPARGHVGLQGLLLGLTQIAVGVAGNAFFIVTAGSVAGFFARHPLWQRLHRYAMGTALAGFAVKIATERTGSVVALR; encoded by the coding sequence GTGATCGGGCTCGAAGCAATAGCGGGGATCGCGGTGGTGGAACTCGGCATGGTGTTGATCCCGGGGCCGAACATGATCTACCTGGTCTCCCGCTCGATCGCCCAAGGCCGCCGGGCGGGGCTGACCTCGCTGGCCGGGGTCTTCCTCGGCTTCCTGGTCTACCTCATCGCGGTGTCCGCCGGTATCGCCACCGTCTTCGCGTTGGTGCCGGAAATTTACCTGGCGATCAAGCTGGGCGGCGCGGGCTATCTGCTCTGGCTGGCCTGGAAGGCCGTCCGACCGAGCGGCCGATCCTCCGTCGCGACCCAGGAGTTGACGCAGGACGGGCCCCGCAAGCTCTTCCTGATGGGCTTCCTCACCTGCGTACTCAATCCCAAGGTGGCCGTCCTCTACATCTCACTGCTGCCGCAGTTCGTCGACCCGGCACGCGGTCATGTCGGCCTGCAGGGACTGCTGTTGGGGCTGACCCAGATCGCGGTGGGGGTCGCAGGCAACGCGTTCTTCATCGTGACGGCCGGCTCCGTCGCCGGGTTCTTCGCCCGACACCCGCTCTGGCAGCGCCTGCACCGCTATGCGATGGGCACCGCGCTGGCGGGCTTCGCGGTCAAGATCGCCACCGAACGAACGGGATCGGTGGTTGCCCTGCGCTGA
- a CDS encoding class I adenylate-forming enzyme family protein, whose translation MDRILDHWYKDEDAEALVQGAQRLTRGEARRRLFRLGHALRGQGLAPGDGVGLFLANRVDSVLVQLAVHLIGARVVFLPPEPGPGELAALVEQSRARAVVTDPLFAERAADAAGRSIHAPELLSLGPCEQECTDLLALAAGCPDVRPEGVPAPGADEAVTVLYTGGTLGRPKLASHSHRLYNMLVDLVDDAQQESGSTFFPNMDQGTDRVLASTLLTHGSGHLTSLQALVTGSALVVLPEFEADAALTVLREERITATMFVPPMLYAVLDHPECKPGVLPALRRIVVGGAATSPSRLQQAVEVFGPVVSQGYGQSESLGITAFGAEDLASEGARRPELWRSCGRAISDVKIEIRAEDSTEALPARQVGEVCVHGEPVMLGYFEDPERTAAALQDGWLRTGDMGYLDAEGYLYLVDRAKDIIVTGSTSDNVYSRVLEDFLLTLPGVRNAAALGVPDEEYGEAVQIFLATAEGVDVDPEAVAAAVTAELGELYTPRKTVLLEQLPTTKVGKVDKKALRARHVDSPAAP comes from the coding sequence GTGGACCGCATTCTGGATCACTGGTACAAGGACGAGGACGCCGAGGCGCTCGTCCAGGGGGCACAGCGGCTGACCAGGGGGGAAGCTCGGCGTCGGCTGTTCAGGTTGGGGCATGCGCTGCGCGGGCAGGGGCTCGCCCCCGGCGACGGAGTGGGACTGTTCCTGGCCAACCGCGTGGACTCCGTCCTGGTGCAGCTCGCCGTCCATCTCATCGGCGCTCGCGTCGTGTTCCTGCCGCCCGAGCCGGGGCCCGGCGAGCTCGCTGCGCTCGTCGAGCAGTCCCGGGCGCGCGCCGTGGTCACCGACCCGCTCTTCGCGGAACGGGCCGCCGACGCGGCCGGCCGCAGCATCCACGCCCCCGAACTGCTCAGCCTCGGGCCCTGCGAGCAGGAGTGCACGGACCTGCTGGCCCTCGCGGCCGGGTGCCCGGACGTGCGCCCCGAGGGCGTGCCCGCCCCGGGGGCGGACGAAGCCGTCACCGTCCTCTACACCGGCGGAACCCTGGGCCGCCCCAAGCTCGCCTCGCACAGCCACCGGCTCTACAACATGCTGGTGGACCTGGTGGACGACGCCCAACAGGAGTCCGGCTCCACGTTCTTCCCGAACATGGACCAGGGCACGGACAGGGTGCTCGCTTCCACGCTGCTCACGCACGGCAGCGGCCACCTCACCTCGCTCCAGGCCCTGGTGACGGGCTCCGCCCTCGTCGTGCTGCCCGAGTTCGAGGCGGACGCGGCGTTGACGGTACTGCGCGAGGAGCGCATCACCGCCACCATGTTCGTACCGCCCATGCTGTACGCGGTCCTCGACCACCCGGAGTGCAAGCCGGGTGTCCTGCCCGCGCTGCGGCGGATCGTCGTCGGCGGCGCTGCCACGTCACCCAGCCGACTGCAGCAGGCAGTTGAGGTGTTCGGGCCCGTGGTCAGCCAGGGCTACGGACAGTCGGAGTCGCTCGGAATCACCGCGTTCGGTGCGGAGGACCTCGCCTCGGAGGGAGCCCGGCGCCCCGAGCTCTGGCGTAGCTGTGGTCGCGCGATCTCCGACGTCAAGATCGAGATCCGCGCCGAGGACAGCACGGAGGCGCTGCCCGCCAGGCAGGTCGGCGAGGTGTGCGTCCACGGCGAGCCGGTGATGCTCGGCTACTTCGAGGACCCGGAGCGGACCGCGGCGGCGCTGCAGGACGGCTGGCTGCGCACGGGCGACATGGGGTACCTGGACGCCGAGGGGTACCTCTACCTCGTCGACCGGGCCAAGGACATCATCGTCACCGGCAGCACCAGCGACAACGTCTACTCCCGGGTCCTGGAGGACTTCCTGCTCACGCTGCCCGGCGTGCGCAACGCGGCGGCGCTGGGCGTGCCGGACGAGGAGTACGGGGAGGCCGTACAGATCTTCCTGGCCACGGCCGAGGGCGTCGACGTCGACCCGGAGGCGGTCGCCGCGGCGGTGACCGCCGAGTTGGGAGAGCTGTACACGCCCCGGAAGACGGTGCTGCTGGAGCAGCTCCCGACGACCAAGGTCGGCAAGGTGGACAAGAAGGCGCTGCGCGCGCGCCACGTTGACAGCCCGGCGGCGCCGTAG
- a CDS encoding glucose 1-dehydrogenase encodes MGRYEGKKVVITGGSSGLGLATARALADEGARVLITGRDQDKLRAARDQLGENAIAVRSDAASLPHIDALADRVKAEFGTVDALFANAGVTGSAPFDATSEELYDQLLTINAKGPYFTVQKLAPLLAEGSGVVLTTSAVNVLGLPMLSAYAASKAALRSMTRSLARELLPRKIRVNAVSPGPIDTGIADESMPPQSAEETEALVAQIPMLRLGAPSEVTRAALFLAFDATYTTGTELAVDGGGTQL; translated from the coding sequence ATGGGCAGGTACGAGGGCAAGAAGGTCGTCATCACAGGAGGCAGCAGCGGCTTGGGCCTGGCCACTGCCCGGGCACTCGCGGACGAAGGTGCGCGCGTGCTGATCACCGGGCGCGACCAGGACAAGCTGCGTGCCGCCCGTGACCAACTCGGCGAGAACGCGATCGCGGTCCGCAGCGACGCGGCGTCGCTGCCTCACATCGATGCGCTGGCTGACCGGGTAAAGGCCGAATTCGGCACGGTCGACGCCCTGTTCGCCAATGCCGGTGTCACCGGCTCCGCACCGTTCGATGCAACGAGTGAGGAGCTGTACGACCAACTGCTGACCATCAACGCCAAGGGGCCTTACTTCACCGTGCAGAAACTCGCTCCGCTGCTGGCGGAGGGCAGCGGAGTGGTGCTCACGACCTCGGCCGTCAACGTGCTGGGCCTGCCGATGCTCAGCGCGTACGCGGCGAGCAAGGCGGCACTACGCTCGATGACCCGCAGCCTGGCCCGCGAACTTCTCCCGCGAAAGATCCGTGTCAACGCGGTCAGCCCCGGTCCGATCGACACCGGGATCGCCGACGAGTCAATGCCACCGCAGTCAGCCGAGGAAACGGAGGCGCTTGTCGCGCAGATCCCCATGCTGCGACTGGGAGCGCCGTCCGAAGTGACCAGGGCAGCGCTTTTTCTCGCGTTCGACGCCACCTACACCACCGGCACCGAACTCGCCGTGGACGGCGGTGGCACTCAGCTCTGA
- a CDS encoding TetR/AcrR family transcriptional regulator, giving the protein MARWQPHASERLLVAALELFEERGYENTTVVEITERAGLTKSTFFRHFPDKREVLFGGGAMTGLLVDGIGAAPAGASPLEAVAHALDAIGREAFTSDRREFSARRSAVIAANPELREREALKELGLIASMIDALKRRGVPDVTARVAAELGSLAWKIAYERWRDTTNRDDFAELARRTLTEVQAASALC; this is encoded by the coding sequence ATGGCCCGATGGCAACCCCACGCATCCGAGCGACTGCTCGTCGCCGCCCTTGAGTTGTTCGAGGAACGTGGCTACGAGAACACGACGGTCGTCGAGATCACGGAGCGCGCCGGACTGACGAAGAGCACCTTCTTCCGGCACTTCCCGGACAAGCGAGAAGTGCTCTTCGGCGGGGGCGCGATGACCGGACTACTCGTCGACGGGATTGGCGCGGCACCAGCCGGGGCCAGCCCCCTCGAAGCAGTAGCGCATGCGCTGGACGCGATCGGCAGGGAAGCCTTCACCTCCGATCGCCGGGAATTCAGCGCCCGGAGGTCGGCAGTGATCGCCGCCAACCCGGAACTGCGTGAACGCGAGGCGCTGAAGGAACTCGGCCTCATCGCATCGATGATCGACGCGCTCAAGCGCCGCGGCGTTCCCGACGTGACCGCTCGCGTGGCCGCCGAACTGGGCTCGCTCGCCTGGAAGATCGCCTACGAGCGCTGGAGGGACACGACCAACCGCGACGACTTCGCGGAACTCGCGCGGCGGACACTCACCGAAGTGCAAGCGGCCAGCGCCTTGTGCTGA
- a CDS encoding TetR/AcrR family transcriptional regulator has product MSTPFQRARRPEHKEQRRHDILEAAATLARRDGVRPVTLTDIAAEAGVHKSAVLRYFESREAVFLQLTAEGWQDWAATVGEVLIEPAPSGDVAAALAGTLAARPLFCDLLAHAQLNLERGVTRQQVRDFKLTTLEAVDRLARALTVALPELGRERAVDVVAGTTAMAAAQWQTSNPPENLALLYAEDPEFAHVATDFSPRLTRLVALLLSGAASDRQA; this is encoded by the coding sequence ATGTCGACCCCGTTCCAGCGCGCCCGCCGACCAGAGCACAAGGAGCAGCGTCGGCACGACATCCTGGAAGCGGCGGCGACTCTGGCCCGGCGGGACGGGGTCCGCCCGGTCACCCTCACCGACATCGCCGCCGAGGCGGGGGTCCACAAGTCGGCCGTCCTGCGCTACTTCGAGTCCCGCGAGGCGGTCTTCCTCCAACTGACCGCCGAGGGCTGGCAGGACTGGGCCGCCACGGTCGGCGAGGTCCTCATCGAGCCCGCGCCATCCGGGGACGTCGCTGCCGCACTCGCCGGCACCCTCGCCGCGCGGCCCCTGTTCTGCGACCTGCTCGCCCACGCACAGCTCAACCTCGAACGCGGCGTGACCCGGCAGCAGGTCCGCGACTTCAAGCTCACCACCCTCGAAGCGGTCGACCGCCTCGCCCGCGCCCTGACCGTCGCCCTGCCCGAACTGGGCAGGGAGCGGGCGGTCGATGTCGTCGCGGGCACGACGGCGATGGCGGCAGCCCAGTGGCAGACCTCCAACCCTCCGGAGAACCTCGCCCTCCTCTATGCCGAGGACCCGGAATTCGCGCACGTGGCAACCGACTTCTCCCCCCGCCTCACACGGCTGGTGGCCCTGCTCCTGTCCGGTGCCGCCTCGGATCGCCAGGCGTAA
- a CDS encoding SDR family oxidoreductase, with translation MSAKTVVITGTASGFGYLAVRHFAAAGWNVVATVRKDADLGAHADLDNVSTLLLDVDDEEADLAFGERALSRFGRLDALINNAGYFQSGPLEATTMDQVHRQFQTNVFGLTALNKAFIPVFRKQRSGVIVNVSSISADAGYPYTSVYQASKAAVASLTEGLHAELAEFGVQVKALHPGSHETKIFSKVDQAQNAPEDYTASWNAFNTQYLVRSDPALTVDVMYRMVTDGDTKKVHYYSGPDGEAIPRVKQLLGQDWYLEEITARNRGQASPLWNALMPTPHNTTA, from the coding sequence ATGTCAGCGAAGACCGTCGTCATCACCGGCACCGCCAGCGGATTCGGGTACCTGGCCGTGCGCCACTTCGCCGCGGCGGGTTGGAACGTCGTCGCCACCGTCCGCAAGGACGCGGACCTGGGCGCGCACGCCGACCTGGACAACGTCAGCACGCTCCTGCTGGACGTCGACGACGAGGAGGCCGACCTCGCGTTCGGCGAACGCGCGCTGTCCCGGTTCGGCCGCCTGGACGCCCTGATCAACAACGCCGGCTACTTCCAGTCCGGCCCGCTCGAAGCCACCACGATGGACCAGGTCCACCGACAGTTCCAGACCAACGTCTTCGGCCTCACCGCACTGAACAAGGCGTTCATCCCGGTCTTCCGCAAGCAGCGGTCCGGCGTGATCGTCAACGTCAGCTCGATCAGCGCCGACGCCGGCTACCCCTACACCTCCGTCTACCAGGCATCCAAGGCCGCCGTCGCCTCGCTGACCGAGGGCCTGCACGCGGAACTCGCCGAGTTCGGCGTCCAGGTCAAGGCCCTGCACCCCGGCAGCCACGAGACCAAGATCTTCAGCAAGGTCGACCAGGCCCAGAATGCTCCGGAGGACTACACCGCCTCCTGGAACGCCTTCAACACCCAGTACCTCGTCCGGTCCGACCCCGCACTCACCGTCGACGTCATGTACCGGATGGTCACCGACGGCGACACCAAGAAAGTCCACTACTACAGCGGCCCCGACGGCGAAGCGATCCCGCGGGTCAAGCAACTGCTCGGCCAGGACTGGTACCTGGAGGAGATCACCGCCCGCAACCGCGGCCAGGCCAGCCCGCTTTGGAACGCCCTCATGCCCACCCCGCACAACACGACCGCGTGA
- a CDS encoding L,D-transpeptidase family protein, with product MAVVPAGVTLAAVLLVLTPDGGGPPLPDRLADTGGGSQLITALAPRADATTGTLTWWDRRGGTWVVAGSAPARFGAKGLVEGDKRRQSTDTTPTGLYDLPYGFGIKAAPSGTSVPYRRVNRNSWWCEDSRSRAYNRWAEPLPADCRATESEHLADYRTQYAHALVIGFNYTKPVRDRGAGIFLHVNGRAATAGCVSAPADAVRRILAWVNPRQRPHIAIGTVSGPTAITRY from the coding sequence GTGGCCGTCGTACCTGCCGGTGTCACTCTCGCTGCTGTCCTGCTCGTCCTGACCCCGGACGGCGGCGGTCCGCCGCTGCCGGACCGGCTCGCCGACACCGGCGGCGGCAGTCAGCTCATCACCGCCCTCGCACCCCGCGCCGATGCCACGACGGGGACGTTGACCTGGTGGGACCGGCGGGGCGGCACATGGGTCGTGGCCGGCAGCGCGCCCGCCCGGTTCGGGGCGAAGGGCCTCGTCGAGGGGGACAAGCGCAGACAGAGCACCGACACCACTCCCACCGGTCTCTACGACCTCCCCTACGGCTTCGGGATCAAGGCCGCGCCGAGCGGGACCTCCGTGCCGTACCGCCGCGTGAACCGGAACTCCTGGTGGTGCGAGGACAGCCGTTCGCGCGCCTACAACCGCTGGGCGGAGCCGCTGCCCGCCGACTGCCGCGCCACCGAGTCCGAACACCTCGCCGACTACCGCACCCAGTACGCGCACGCGCTCGTCATCGGCTTCAACTACACCAAGCCGGTACGCGACCGGGGTGCGGGCATCTTTCTCCACGTCAACGGGCGGGCGGCGACGGCCGGTTGTGTGTCCGCACCCGCGGACGCCGTGCGCCGGATCCTGGCCTGGGTCAACCCCCGCCAGCGGCCACACATCGCGATCGGGACCGTCTCCGGACCCACCGCGATCACCCGTTACTAG
- a CDS encoding NAD(P)-binding domain-containing protein, with amino-acid sequence MKRIGIIGVGEIGRAIVMGLRHGGDAAPEIFLSPRGARTAAELSERYEGVRVCADNQEVLDRSELVIIAVRRQDRQDALAGLRVGHDKIVVNVMAGVANDDLRQTLATDAPLVRAIPLPAIRERRSVTVVHPSHPEVDALFEELGGALPVADEAAFDVFSALTGTLTTHYTYLATLTSWAADRGIAADDADRYVRSLFQGVGRSLSDETRSLSRLAADHETPNGNNERIRTTWFTQANSEALKKALDGLLADLR; translated from the coding sequence GTGAAGCGCATCGGCATCATCGGAGTGGGCGAGATCGGTCGGGCCATCGTGATGGGCCTGCGGCACGGGGGCGACGCAGCACCGGAGATCTTCCTCTCACCCCGGGGCGCCCGCACGGCCGCCGAACTCTCCGAACGTTACGAGGGCGTGCGGGTGTGCGCCGACAACCAGGAGGTGCTGGACCGCTCCGAGCTGGTGATCATCGCCGTCCGCCGCCAGGACCGGCAGGATGCGCTGGCCGGCTTGCGGGTGGGCCACGACAAGATCGTGGTGAACGTGATGGCCGGCGTCGCAAACGACGACCTGCGCCAGACACTCGCCACCGACGCGCCGCTGGTACGGGCCATCCCGCTGCCCGCCATACGCGAGCGCCGCTCCGTCACGGTGGTGCATCCGTCGCACCCGGAAGTGGACGCCCTCTTCGAGGAGTTGGGCGGAGCGCTCCCCGTCGCCGACGAGGCCGCCTTCGACGTCTTCTCCGCGCTGACGGGGACATTGACCACCCATTACACCTACCTCGCCACGCTCACCTCGTGGGCCGCCGACCGGGGCATCGCCGCCGATGATGCCGACCGCTACGTCCGCAGCCTCTTCCAGGGTGTCGGTCGCAGCCTCAGCGACGAGACCCGTTCCCTGTCCCGACTCGCCGCCGACCACGAGACCCCGAACGGAAACAACGAACGCATCCGCACCACCTGGTTCACCCAGGCCAACTCCGAAGCCCTCAAGAAGGCCCTCGACGGCCTCCTCGCCGATCTGCGGTAG
- a CDS encoding isochorismatase family cysteine hydrolase: protein MRTDSKIHDWRIDPREYARQEARRGSRHAYGSVDPVRTALIVVDMVPFFAEANPYVRGIVPNIGRLAEALRTAGALIAWVLPANEAPLGRASGEFYGPAVSEKFAATAGEGPLRSRLWHALDTRPDDLMVEKTAYSAFFPGRSPLPGLLAERAVDTVLITGALTNVCCESSARDAATMGLRVLMVADANAARRDQEHNAALHTIYRSFGDVRSTDDVLDLIGRRPNCP from the coding sequence ATGCGGACCGATTCCAAGATCCACGACTGGCGGATCGACCCCCGGGAGTACGCGCGGCAGGAGGCGCGGCGCGGCAGTCGGCACGCGTACGGGAGCGTGGACCCGGTACGCACCGCGCTGATCGTGGTCGACATGGTGCCGTTCTTCGCCGAGGCGAATCCGTATGTCCGGGGCATCGTGCCCAACATCGGTCGCCTCGCGGAGGCGCTGCGCACAGCGGGAGCCCTGATCGCCTGGGTGCTGCCGGCGAATGAGGCTCCCCTCGGGAGGGCGAGCGGCGAGTTCTACGGTCCCGCAGTCAGTGAGAAGTTCGCGGCGACGGCAGGCGAGGGGCCACTGCGCTCGCGCCTGTGGCACGCCCTCGACACCCGGCCGGATGACCTGATGGTGGAGAAGACCGCCTACAGCGCCTTCTTCCCCGGCCGTTCGCCGCTACCGGGACTGCTGGCCGAGCGCGCTGTCGACACCGTCCTCATCACGGGCGCCCTCACGAACGTCTGCTGCGAGTCCTCGGCCCGCGACGCGGCCACCATGGGCCTGCGCGTGCTGATGGTCGCCGACGCGAACGCGGCCCGACGCGACCAGGAACACAACGCCGCGCTGCACACGATCTACCGGTCGTTCGGCGACGTACGGTCCACTGACGACGTGCTGGACCTGATCGGGCGACGCCCCAACTGCCCCTGA
- a CDS encoding GlxA family transcriptional regulator — protein sequence MVEIRTAHRVVVLAVPPVVPFDLSIPAQILSGVEVVTGVSAYDLRTVTPDGRIAPTTAGYGIAPQGDLEELVAADTVVVAGSHAPGLRDAGRLEPRTAAALRDAAQRARIVSLCTGSFVLAAAGLLEGRRATTHWAYADLFRQRFPRVNLDAGALFVEDAGVLTSAGGAAAIDLCLHLVRDDHGSAVANRVARLNVVAAMRDGGQAQFVDRPVAEDADTSTARARARMLARLDRTHTLAELAAETHMSVRTFTRRFRQETGLSPVGWLNQARLDHARHLLEATELPVDEVARRAGFGTGTNLRKRMAAALHTTPSTYRRGYRTRARATPSSEQ from the coding sequence ATGGTCGAAATTCGCACCGCACACCGGGTCGTCGTGCTCGCCGTACCGCCGGTGGTCCCGTTCGATCTGAGCATCCCGGCGCAGATCCTCTCCGGCGTCGAGGTGGTCACCGGCGTATCGGCGTACGACCTGCGGACCGTGACCCCCGACGGCCGGATCGCGCCGACGACGGCCGGGTACGGAATCGCGCCGCAGGGGGACCTCGAAGAGCTGGTGGCGGCGGACACCGTGGTTGTCGCGGGTTCGCACGCACCCGGCCTGCGCGATGCGGGCCGGCTTGAGCCGCGCACGGCCGCGGCGCTGCGCGACGCTGCGCAGCGGGCCCGCATCGTGTCGTTGTGCACCGGGTCATTCGTCCTCGCGGCCGCCGGGCTCCTGGAGGGGCGGCGGGCCACGACACACTGGGCCTATGCCGACCTGTTCCGGCAACGCTTTCCCCGGGTGAACCTCGACGCCGGCGCGCTCTTCGTCGAGGACGCCGGCGTGCTCACCTCGGCCGGTGGCGCGGCCGCGATCGACCTCTGCCTGCACCTGGTCCGCGACGATCACGGCAGCGCCGTGGCGAACCGGGTGGCCCGCCTCAACGTCGTCGCCGCGATGCGCGACGGCGGACAGGCACAGTTCGTCGACCGACCGGTAGCCGAGGACGCCGACACGTCGACGGCGAGGGCCAGGGCCCGGATGCTGGCCCGACTCGACCGGACCCATACGCTGGCCGAGTTGGCCGCCGAGACCCACATGAGCGTGCGGACGTTCACCCGCCGCTTCCGACAGGAAACCGGCCTGTCGCCGGTGGGTTGGCTGAACCAGGCCCGGCTTGACCACGCCCGGCATCTACTGGAAGCAACCGAACTCCCCGTCGACGAGGTGGCCCGCCGAGCCGGCTTCGGCACCGGCACCAACCTCCGCAAACGCATGGCGGCTGCACTTCACACCACCCCCTCCACCTACCGACGCGGATACCGCACCCGAGCCCGCGCCACACCGTCCTCAGAGCAGTAG
- a CDS encoding alpha/beta hydrolase, with amino-acid sequence MTTPAIDPEIQATLDATDDPFLHDPDSIFATTEWFPALRTVVDVPRDDRVAVQDHFTQGGLRLRVYRTANAGLQPLILMLHSGGFVHGRPETEEARALRYATDVGAVVVSVDYRHAPEHPYPAAVEDAYAGLLWAVEHAAELGADPQRLAVAGCSAGGALAAATALRARDTAGPAIRFQLLIYAGLDDRLNTPSARDFTDIPVLTRFAVERIWEYYGPDGAPDGYAAPARAADLTGLPPALVMVAEVDPMRDENIAYAARLSAAGVNTELVQVPGAVHGFDLMFAHTTIGERGLATQVRALREALHA; translated from the coding sequence ATGACAACTCCCGCAATTGATCCCGAGATCCAAGCGACCCTGGACGCGACCGACGACCCCTTCCTGCACGACCCCGACTCGATCTTCGCCACCACCGAATGGTTCCCGGCGTTGCGTACCGTCGTGGACGTCCCGCGTGACGACCGGGTCGCAGTCCAAGACCACTTCACCCAAGGGGGGTTGAGGCTGCGCGTCTACCGCACGGCCAACGCCGGCTTGCAGCCGCTGATTTTGATGCTGCACTCCGGAGGCTTCGTGCACGGCCGGCCGGAGACGGAGGAGGCACGCGCACTGCGCTATGCCACGGACGTCGGCGCCGTCGTGGTGTCGGTGGACTACCGACATGCTCCCGAACACCCCTATCCGGCCGCCGTCGAGGACGCCTACGCCGGCCTGCTCTGGGCCGTCGAACACGCCGCCGAGCTCGGTGCCGACCCGCAGCGACTGGCCGTGGCCGGCTGCAGCGCCGGCGGGGCGCTGGCCGCGGCGACCGCGCTGCGCGCCCGAGACACCGCCGGACCCGCCATCCGCTTCCAACTGCTGATCTACGCGGGGCTCGACGACCGCCTGAACACCCCCTCGGCACGCGATTTCACCGACATCCCCGTACTGACCCGCTTTGCCGTCGAACGCATCTGGGAGTACTACGGCCCCGACGGCGCGCCTGACGGATACGCCGCCCCGGCCCGCGCCGCTGATCTCACCGGACTGCCGCCGGCCCTGGTGATGGTCGCGGAGGTGGACCCGATGCGCGACGAGAACATCGCCTATGCCGCCCGACTCAGCGCCGCCGGGGTCAACACCGAACTCGTCCAAGTACCGGGTGCCGTACACGGCTTTGACCTGATGTTCGCCCACACCACGATCGGCGAGCGCGGCCTGGCCACCCAGGTACGAGCACTCCGCGAGGCCCTGCATGCCTGA
- a CDS encoding alpha/beta hydrolase: MAIVLDRLGELRGAEPSSPADVPRWRAHLAQTAPDPTLEELRDGGGFEVVERAAPGPDGAPDVPLLIARPTGLSDGAPVLYHLHGGGMIGGTGRTGMPGILREWAAPLGLVVVSADYRLAPEHPYPAGVEDCYAGLVWVARHAAEIGGAPERIVVAGGSAGGGLVAAVALMARDRGGPRLAGQLAMCPMLDDRNNTASARQMAGRGVWDRRANEVGWTSLLGEAHGTDRVPPYAAPARATDLSGLPPAYIDVGAAETYRDEGVAYATRIWQAGGDAELHVWSGGFHGFDQIAPDTAVARDAREARVRWLRRILNR; this comes from the coding sequence GTGGCGATCGTCCTGGACAGGCTGGGCGAGCTGCGCGGCGCCGAGCCGTCGTCACCCGCGGACGTGCCGCGGTGGCGCGCGCACCTCGCCCAGACCGCTCCCGATCCCACACTGGAGGAACTCCGCGACGGCGGGGGCTTCGAGGTGGTGGAGCGTGCGGCACCGGGACCTGACGGAGCGCCGGACGTCCCGCTGCTGATCGCCCGCCCGACGGGGCTGTCCGACGGTGCACCCGTCCTCTACCACCTGCACGGCGGCGGCATGATCGGCGGAACCGGCCGCACCGGCATGCCCGGCATCTTGCGCGAGTGGGCCGCGCCTCTCGGGCTCGTCGTGGTCTCCGCCGACTACCGTCTGGCTCCCGAACACCCGTACCCGGCGGGCGTCGAGGACTGCTACGCGGGCCTGGTGTGGGTGGCGCGGCATGCCGCGGAGATCGGCGGCGCCCCGGAGCGGATCGTGGTGGCGGGCGGCAGCGCGGGCGGCGGGCTGGTCGCCGCCGTCGCGCTCATGGCGCGCGACCGGGGCGGACCACGCCTCGCCGGCCAGCTGGCCATGTGCCCCATGCTCGACGACCGCAACAACACCGCCTCCGCCCGGCAGATGGCCGGCCGCGGCGTGTGGGACCGGCGCGCCAACGAGGTCGGCTGGACGTCGCTGCTCGGCGAGGCCCACGGCACGGACCGGGTCCCGCCGTACGCGGCACCCGCCCGCGCCACCGATCTGTCCGGCCTGCCGCCGGCCTACATCGACGTCGGCGCCGCCGAGACCTATCGCGACGAGGGCGTCGCCTACGCCACCCGCATCTGGCAAGCCGGAGGCGATGCCGAACTCCACGTCTGGTCGGGCGGATTCCATGGCTTCGATCAGATCGCACCCGATACCGCCGTCGCCCGCGACGCCCGCGAGGCCCGCGTCCGCTGGCTACGCCGCATCCTCAACCGGTGA